CACTACAGCTCCATGGCAAGGAAAAGAAAAAATCACAACTGCGAATAGGTCTGACCTGAAAAATGGAATTATAATAAATACCAATGGGATAATACCTATGGACTAAGTTAATGCCAAGTAAATTAAAAATTTTATACCTTATAAACGACCTCTCTAAAGGTGGAGCAGAAAGAGCTATTATAGATTTATGCTGTGAATTAAATCAGCTTACAGAAACGGAGATATGCATTGCAACATTATTCCCCTCTAACGAATACCTGGAAATATCAAACAATTTAAATATTACATGTATTGATTTCAAAGGAAGCACCTTTAAAGATGGCACACACACGCCAAAATACCATGCTTTAATTGATCAGTTTAAACCTCATATCATTCACTCAAACTTATTCTTATCCGAATATCTAACTCTAGAAAAACTGAATCCGAATATTGCCTTTGTTTGCCATGGCCATGACAATATGTTTCAATTTAAAAACCTATCCTTCAGTACATTATTTAAAAAAAAACTAGCACTTAATTTCTATGAAAAATGGACGTTGATATCCAAGAAATATAAAAAGCATCCTACTTATTTCATTGCAAATTCACCACATACGGAGGATTTCTATAAAGCTTCTCTCCCGCGAGATCTAGCAAAAAATGTTCGCATTATTCAATATGGATTTAACTACAGCTCATTTCATAATAAATCTACAAGAAAAATTTCTCCAAATCAGAAAATAAGAATTGTAAATACCGGAAGTTTCGTCAAGAAAAAAAATCAAGCACTAATAATTGATATAGGAATTAAACTACGTGATCTTGGCCTTGATTTCAAAATCGATTTATTAGGTGATGGCCCTCTTCTAAAAAGTATTGAGGGAAAAATTATCTCTAATAAACTAACAACAAATATCACCTGCCATGGTAACGTAAGCAATGTACAAGACTTCTTATTGAAAAGTGATATCTACCTTCATACCGCCACATATGAGCCATTTGGATTAGTGTTTTTGGAAGCAATGGCATCAGGATTACCAATAGTAACCCTTAATGGCAAAGGAAACATAGGGCTTATTGAAAACTACTTTAATGGATTCTTTATCGAAGAACAAAATCCAGAAACATTTGCTGAACGAATTAAGGAGATAATGACTTCAAATTCTTTGTACACCAAAATGTCAGCTAACGGGATAGAATATTCCGCCCGTTTTAATATAAAGACGAAAGCACAGGAATACTTCGATTTCTATAAAGAAATCATAAGAGACAAGTAGTATTAACTGTAATTAGAATTAGATATTAAATAAAATTGGAT
This region of Flavobacteriales bacterium genomic DNA includes:
- a CDS encoding glycosyltransferase family 4 protein — its product is MPSKLKILYLINDLSKGGAERAIIDLCCELNQLTETEICIATLFPSNEYLEISNNLNITCIDFKGSTFKDGTHTPKYHALIDQFKPHIIHSNLFLSEYLTLEKLNPNIAFVCHGHDNMFQFKNLSFSTLFKKKLALNFYEKWTLISKKYKKHPTYFIANSPHTEDFYKASLPRDLAKNVRIIQYGFNYSSFHNKSTRKISPNQKIRIVNTGSFVKKKNQALIIDIGIKLRDLGLDFKIDLLGDGPLLKSIEGKIISNKLTTNITCHGNVSNVQDFLLKSDIYLHTATYEPFGLVFLEAMASGLPIVTLNGKGNIGLIENYFNGFFIEEQNPETFAERIKEIMTSNSLYTKMSANGIEYSARFNIKTKAQEYFDFYKEIIRDK